Within Myceligenerans xiligouense, the genomic segment AACGACCTGCACCTGCAGCCGGGGGTGCAGACCCTGGGCGGGGAACTCGCGCTCGACTACGCCCGCGCGCGCAAGGGCGTCGGCGACGGCAGCGACCTGAGCCGTATCGGACGCCAGCAGCAACTGCTGGCCTCCCTGGTGCGCACGGTGCTCAGCGCCGAGACGCTCGCGAACCCCGGCAAGACCCTGAGCTTCGTGGACGCGGTCACCAGCTCGATGACCATGGACGACCAGACCGCGCAGCTCGACCGCCTCACCGGCCTCGCCTACAGCCTGCGCGATCTGGGACCCGGCGCCATCACCTTCCTGACGGTGCCGTACGCCCCCGACCCGGCGAACCCTTCCGCCAACGTCGTCTGGACGGACGAGGCGGCGCTCCTCTGGGAGAACATCAAGAACGACCGCCCGATCGACCACGACCCCACCGCGCCCTCCGCCTCCCCGTCGGCCACGGAGGAGAGCTCGGCCGCGCCCGGCGCGTCCGCCTCGCCGTCGGCGCCGGATGGCGAGACGATCGACTCCACGGCGTCCCCCAGCACCGACGACGTCAAGGAAGCCGGCAAGGAAGCGTTCACCGGCGCCGACACGACCGCCGTCTGCGGCTGACGGAGAGAGACATGCCAGATCCCACGACCGACGACGACGCTACCCGGGTGAACGAGGACGCCCGGGTCTCGCCGCCGATCCCGCCGAGCTTCACGCCGCAGCAGGCGGGGGACCGGCCGGGCGCCGACGGCGCGATCGCCGTCGGCGACGCGGCGCGGGGGCCCGCACGCCCGGGCGCGGAGCCACCCGCCGGCCGGCCGCGCCCTCCCGCCGAGACTCCCGGAGCCGGTGTGCCCGTGGGCGAACGAACCAGCGAGCCTCGAATCAAACGACAGTCTTCCCGGGAGGTCCCAGTGTCCGGTGGCAAGAACCCACCGCCAGTTCCGCCGCGTTCCGTGCCGCCGCGAGGCGCGCAGCCGCCGCAGGCGATCCCGCCCCGTCGTGCCACGGGACGCGCGTCGGGCATGAACGCCGCGCCCGTGCCGCAGCAGCGGCAGCCCGGCTCCGTGCACGCCACGCAGCGCCCGCCCTCCCCCGTGCGGCCGCAGCCCCCGGGCGGCGGTCAGCGGCCGCCGGCCGGACACGGCCAGGCCCGGCCGGCGCCCCGCCCCGCGCCGCGCCGCAAGGGCCGCGGGAAGCTCATCGCGACGCTCGTCGTGCTGGCCCTGCTCGCGTGGCCCGTCGGCCTGCTGATCTGGGCGAACGGGAAGATCCAGCACGTCGACGCCCTCTCCGGCGCGGCGGGCACCCCCGGCACCACCTACCTGATCGCCGGCTCCGACGCCCGGGGATCCGGCGGGATCAACGACGCCACCACCGGCGCCCGCACGGACACGATCCTGCTGCTGCACAAGCCGGCGTCCGGCCCGACGGCGCTCATCTCGCTGCCGCGCGACACCTACGCGGAGATCCCCGGCGTCGGCATGCAGAAGCTCAACGCCGCGTACGCGTTCGGTGGGCCGGAGCTGCTGGTGCAGACCGTCGAAGGGCTCTCCGGGCTCACTGTCGACCACTACGCCGAGGTCGGGTTCGGCGGGGTGAGTGACATCGTCGACGCCGTCGGGGGCGTGGAGCTGTGCTACGACCGCGACGTCGACGACTGGCGTTCCGAGATGCAGTGGACGGCCGGGTGCCACGAGGTGACCGGCGAGGAGGCCCTCGCCTTCTCCCGCATGCGCTACTCCGACCCGGAGGGCGACATCGGCCGGGCGAAGCGACAGCGCCAGGTGATCGGCAAGGTGGGCCAGGCGATGAAGGACCCCGCACTGCTCATCAACCCCGCCAAGCAGGTCTCCCTGACCAACGCCGGGCTGGGCTCGCTCGCGGTCGACCAGGACACCGGCGTGATCGACCTGGCGTTCCTCGCGGTGCGCTTCCAGAGCGCGAACGGCGAGGACGGCGTCACCGGCACGCCGCCGATCGCGAGCCTGGGCTACAACCCGGGCAACGGCGCCGGCTCCACGGTGCTGCTCGGCCCCGAGGAAGCGGTGGCCCAGTTCTGGGCGGACCTGCGCGACGGCAACCTGGAACCGGGTGAGGTCAACTCCCTGAACTAGGAGAAGCGCCGCACGGCCCCCACTTCAGCGCTCGCCGAAGTGGGGGTCGATCTCTTCCGGGGCCCGGGCCAGCAGGTGCGCCACCTGTTCGACGACGACGTCGCGCACCAGGTCGGCCAGGTCGTCCTCGTCGTGCGAGCGCGCCTCGATCGGGCGGCGGTACGCCACCACGCGGGCCGGCTGCCCGGCCTCCGCCGGGAAGGAACGCCCCAGCGGCACGCCACCGGCCTCCCAGGGTGCGGGGTCCGACGGCGGGACGTCCTCCACCGCGAACTGCGTACCGCCCAGCGCCTTCCCCCACCGGCGGTCGAGGGACTGCGCGACGTCGAGGACGAGGTCGTCGAACGCCTCCGCCCGGGTGCGGTGCGCCGGAGAGCCCGGCGGGAAGAGCGGCCCGCGCAGGCCGCGACCTCGCCGGTCCCGCCGCCGCGGCGTGGGGCGGGGCGAGTTCCGGAGAGGGCCGGCGGGACCGTCCGGTGCCGCGGAGAGAGAGAACTTCGGGACCACAGCACGACGATACGTCCCCACGGTCACCGTTCCGGACAGGCCCGGCCGCCGGGACCGGGTCCGGTACGGGGGCCGTGATCGCCGGCGACGCTGCCGTCGTGCCGACCCCGCTCGTCGCCGTCGGCACCGGCGTCGAGGCCGTCACTGTCGCCGTCGTCGTCACCGACGCCGTCGACGCCGTCGCCGACATCGTTCCCTGTGGTGAGCCGTCCGGCCCGCGCGACCCGGGTGAGCGCGCGAGGCGGTTGCCATACGCTGATGCCGTGCGTGACGACATCGCCCTGGCGCGCTATCGGGTCGCCCTCGCCCTCATCACGGCACTCGTCGCCGTCTCGGCCGCCTGCTGGGCGGTGCTGACCCCCGCCTTCCGCGCCCCCGACGAGGTGCAGCATCTCAACAGCGCCCTGCGCCTCGCCCACGGCGGTGGCTGGCCGGCGCCCGGCGAGGCCCTCGTCAGTCCGGGCGTCGACGCCGCCCGGGACGAGGCCGCCCTCGACACGGACGTCCCCGGCCGGTACATCGATCGCACCGACAAGGACCAGTACGTGGACGTGCCGCCGACACCCGACGGCGAACGGACCGTCGTCGGCCCCGGCAACGCTCTGGCCGACGACGTAGCGCCCGGCACGGACACCAGCACCTGGGACGTCGAGGAGATCGACCAGATGACCCAGCACCCGCCGCTGTACTACGCGGTGGCGGCCGGGTGGCTGCGCCTGACCGGGGCTGCCGACGCGCGCTGGGACCATCAGCTCCTGGCGCTGCGCCTGCTGGACGTGCTGCTGTTCGCGCCCGTACCGCTGCTCGCCGCGGGTGCCACGCGCCTGGTCACCGGGTCGCGTACGGCGGCCCTGGTGGCGGCGGCGGTCCCCCTGTTCCTGCCGCAGCTCGGGCACATCATGGGGAGCGTCACCAACGATGCGCTCGTGGTGCTCACCGGTGCCGGTGCGGCGTACCTCTGCGCCCGCGTCGTGACCGGGGATCTGCGGTGGTCCACGGCGGCGATTCTCGGGGGCGTGGTCGGCCTCGGGCTGCTGACCAAGGTGATGGCCGCGTTCACCGTGCCCGTGGTGGTCGTGGCCTACCTCCTGGTCGCGGCCCGGGCGCGCGGGGCGGGAGAGGACCGCGCCCTCGGCCCGCGGAGGCTCGCGCTGGTGGGGCTTTCCCTGGGAGTGGCGTTCGCGCTCGGTGGGTGGTGGTGGCTGCGCAACCTCATGGAGTTCGGGACGGTGCAGCCCGTCGGGATACCCGAACGGTTCGAGCCCGTGGCGGACCGTGGCCCGTGGTACTTCGTCAGTACCACGGTGGGGCACCTGACCTGGTCCTTCTTCGGGAGCTTCGGGCTGCTCGACGTGCGGGTGCCCCACGTCGTCTACTGGACGGGCGCCGTGGTGCTCGCCGCCCTGTGCGTCGTGGCACTGGCGCGGGTTCCGCACCGGAGAGCGCTCGCGGTCCTCCTGCTGCAGCCCGCGCTCCTGTGGGGTGCCGTCATCGCCAACGCCTGGCCACGGTTCGCCGAGACGGGCTGGGTCGTCGCGGTCCAGGGCCGCTACATGTTCGGCGCGATCGCCGCCCTCGCGGTCGGAGTGGGCTCCGGCATCTGGGTGCTGGCCACCCTCCGCCGCCACGCCCGGGCACGCCGGGCGGACGCGGCGGGCGCCTGGATCGTGCCGGCGGTCCTGGCGGGCGGGATCACGGTGGCCGCCGTGGGGATGGAGTTCGCGTTCCGCGGGTTCTACCGGGGGCCGGGGGAGGATCTCGGCACGGCGCTCGCGCGGTGGTCCGGGTGGAGCCCGCTCGGCGGGGCTCAGCTGGGGGGCTGGTTCCTCGTCGCGGTGCTGGTCGCCGCTGCGGCCGTCGTCGTCGGCCTCCGGTACGCGCGGAGTGTCAGAACGGTCGCCCCGACCGCGGACGCCACGGCGAGGACGCCCACCGCCGCGGCGGGCGCCACGGGCTCGGAGTAGAGCCCCGCCTCCGCCGGCGTGGACAGCTCCAGGACGAGCCACACCCCGAG encodes:
- a CDS encoding LCP family protein yields the protein MPDPTTDDDATRVNEDARVSPPIPPSFTPQQAGDRPGADGAIAVGDAARGPARPGAEPPAGRPRPPAETPGAGVPVGERTSEPRIKRQSSREVPVSGGKNPPPVPPRSVPPRGAQPPQAIPPRRATGRASGMNAAPVPQQRQPGSVHATQRPPSPVRPQPPGGGQRPPAGHGQARPAPRPAPRRKGRGKLIATLVVLALLAWPVGLLIWANGKIQHVDALSGAAGTPGTTYLIAGSDARGSGGINDATTGARTDTILLLHKPASGPTALISLPRDTYAEIPGVGMQKLNAAYAFGGPELLVQTVEGLSGLTVDHYAEVGFGGVSDIVDAVGGVELCYDRDVDDWRSEMQWTAGCHEVTGEEALAFSRMRYSDPEGDIGRAKRQRQVIGKVGQAMKDPALLINPAKQVSLTNAGLGSLAVDQDTGVIDLAFLAVRFQSANGEDGVTGTPPIASLGYNPGNGAGSTVLLGPEEAVAQFWADLRDGNLEPGEVNSLN
- a CDS encoding metallopeptidase family protein, which translates into the protein MVPKFSLSAAPDGPAGPLRNSPRPTPRRRDRRGRGLRGPLFPPGSPAHRTRAEAFDDLVLDVAQSLDRRWGKALGGTQFAVEDVPPSDPAPWEAGGVPLGRSFPAEAGQPARVVAYRRPIEARSHDEDDLADLVRDVVVEQVAHLLARAPEEIDPHFGER
- a CDS encoding DUF2142 domain-containing protein, with protein sequence MPTPLVAVGTGVEAVTVAVVVTDAVDAVADIVPCGEPSGPRDPGERARRLPYADAVRDDIALARYRVALALITALVAVSAACWAVLTPAFRAPDEVQHLNSALRLAHGGGWPAPGEALVSPGVDAARDEAALDTDVPGRYIDRTDKDQYVDVPPTPDGERTVVGPGNALADDVAPGTDTSTWDVEEIDQMTQHPPLYYAVAAGWLRLTGAADARWDHQLLALRLLDVLLFAPVPLLAAGATRLVTGSRTAALVAAAVPLFLPQLGHIMGSVTNDALVVLTGAGAAYLCARVVTGDLRWSTAAILGGVVGLGLLTKVMAAFTVPVVVVAYLLVAARARGAGEDRALGPRRLALVGLSLGVAFALGGWWWLRNLMEFGTVQPVGIPERFEPVADRGPWYFVSTTVGHLTWSFFGSFGLLDVRVPHVVYWTGAVVLAALCVVALARVPHRRALAVLLLQPALLWGAVIANAWPRFAETGWVVAVQGRYMFGAIAALAVGVGSGIWVLATLRRHARARRADAAGAWIVPAVLAGGITVAAVGMEFAFRGFYRGPGEDLGTALARWSGWSPLGGAQLGGWFLVAVLVAAAAVVVGLRYARSVRTVAPTADATARTPTAAAGATGSE